A genomic region of Christiangramia sp. OXR-203 contains the following coding sequences:
- a CDS encoding response regulator has product MARILIVDDDQTIGLMLKDILEFSDHNVTVSQQPKITKENILKHDIELILLDKLISGVDGTDVCAELKADEEVAHIPIIMMSALHNVGDLCKSVGAVEFIPKPFDMDTLLNRVSEVLARDNSGKSASS; this is encoded by the coding sequence ATGGCTAGAATCTTAATCGTAGACGACGATCAAACAATTGGATTGATGCTTAAAGATATACTTGAGTTTTCTGATCATAATGTAACTGTCTCTCAGCAACCTAAGATTACGAAAGAAAATATATTAAAACACGATATAGAACTGATACTTCTGGATAAGCTTATTTCTGGAGTGGACGGAACAGATGTATGCGCAGAACTCAAAGCAGATGAAGAAGTTGCTCACATACCGATTATTATGATGTCTGCCTTACACAATGTAGGCGACCTTTGTAAATCTGTAGGTGCCGTTGAATTCATCCCTAAGCCATTTGACATGGATACTCTTTTGAATAGAGTATCTGAAGTTCTTGCAAGGGACAATAGCGGAAAGTCCGCCAGCTCATAG
- a CDS encoding dicarboxylate/amino acid:cation symporter, producing MKKLALHWQILLGMAVGVIFGLIMTNFSWGPDFTEDWIKPFGNIFINALKLIAVPLILASLIKGISDLKDISKLSKMGTRTIATYIVTTVIAVSIGLLMVNLIAPGKAISEETRSDLIASYEGDASVRITDAQKQKDAGPLQALEDLVPSNIFGAASDNGNMLQVIFFAIFFGLGLILIPEKTAKPVKDFFDGFNEVILKMIDLIMLTAPYGVFALLAALVVESPSADLFAALAMYALTVLLGLALMIGVYILLVWIFTKNTPSFFLNGIGPAQLLAFSTSSSAATLPVTMERVEEHMGVNKEVTSFVLPIGATINMDGTSLYQAVAAVFIAQAFGMDLTLGAQLGIIATATLASIGSAAVPGAGMVMLVIVLAQAGIPEAGLALIFAVDRPLDMCRTTVNVTGDAAVSLMVAKSVDMMGPPNVKDWDDDYHPENEETV from the coding sequence ATGAAAAAACTCGCATTGCACTGGCAGATACTTTTAGGAATGGCCGTAGGGGTCATCTTTGGACTTATTATGACTAATTTTAGTTGGGGACCAGACTTTACAGAGGATTGGATCAAACCTTTCGGAAATATTTTTATTAATGCACTTAAGTTAATTGCAGTGCCATTAATCCTCGCATCTCTTATCAAAGGGATCTCAGATCTTAAAGATATTTCAAAGTTGTCCAAGATGGGTACCAGAACCATTGCGACATATATAGTCACAACCGTGATCGCAGTTTCTATTGGATTGCTCATGGTGAACCTTATCGCTCCAGGGAAAGCAATCTCAGAAGAAACCCGTAGTGATCTTATAGCTAGTTACGAAGGGGATGCCTCGGTTAGAATTACAGATGCCCAGAAACAGAAGGATGCAGGCCCTTTACAGGCCCTGGAAGATCTGGTGCCGAGTAATATTTTTGGGGCGGCAAGCGATAACGGGAACATGCTTCAGGTTATATTTTTTGCGATATTCTTTGGACTCGGACTCATACTTATTCCTGAAAAAACAGCGAAACCAGTTAAGGATTTCTTTGATGGCTTCAATGAAGTCATCTTGAAAATGATCGACCTTATCATGCTAACTGCACCGTATGGTGTTTTTGCCTTACTAGCAGCACTTGTTGTAGAATCACCAAGTGCAGATCTCTTTGCAGCTCTTGCTATGTATGCGCTTACCGTACTACTAGGTTTAGCCCTTATGATAGGAGTATATATTTTACTTGTTTGGATTTTTACTAAAAATACACCCTCATTTTTCCTTAATGGAATCGGGCCTGCACAATTACTTGCTTTTTCTACAAGCTCCAGTGCTGCTACGCTTCCTGTTACGATGGAAAGGGTAGAAGAACACATGGGTGTTAACAAGGAGGTTACTAGTTTCGTGCTTCCAATTGGCGCCACTATCAATATGGACGGTACAAGTCTTTATCAGGCAGTGGCTGCGGTATTTATCGCCCAGGCATTCGGTATGGATCTAACACTAGGTGCACAGTTGGGGATCATCGCGACAGCTACATTAGCATCCATAGGCTCGGCGGCAGTTCCGGGAGCAGGAATGGTGATGCTGGTAATTGTACTTGCCCAGGCTGGAATTCCTGAAGCCGGATTGGCTTTGATATTTGCGGTAGACAGACCATTGGACATGTGTAGAACTACGGTTAATGTTACCGGAGACGCAGCAGTATCATTGATGGTAGCTAAATCTGTGGATATGATGGGACCTCCTAACGTGAAAGACTGGGATGATGATTACCATCCTGAAAATGAGGAAACGGTTTAA
- the aroC gene encoding chorismate synthase codes for MAGNSIGTLFRLTTFGESHGVAIGGVIDGCPAGVELDLDKIQQDLDRRRPGQSAIVTQRKEPDTVEFLSGIFEGQSTGTPIGFVIKNANQKSKDYSHIKDTYRPSHADYTYDEKYGVRDYRGGGRSSARETACRVVAGSIAKQLLSSLQFNAYVSTVGHIELDKKYQDLDFSEVEKNPVRCPDPVKAKEMETFIKEIRSSGDTVGGIVDCVIQNVPKGLGEPVFDKLHAELGKAMLSINAVKGFEYGSGFAGTTMKGSEHNDQFNQDGSTKTNLSGGIQGGISNGMDIYFRVAFKPVATLMQKQQTINSKGEQVDMQGKGRHDPCVVPRAVPIVEAMAAIVMADYFLQNKSSKI; via the coding sequence ATGGCAGGAAATTCTATAGGCACACTCTTCAGATTAACTACGTTTGGTGAGTCTCACGGTGTTGCTATTGGTGGTGTAATTGATGGATGTCCTGCAGGAGTCGAGCTAGATCTGGACAAAATACAGCAGGACCTGGATAGAAGACGTCCCGGGCAATCTGCAATTGTAACTCAGCGCAAGGAACCTGACACTGTTGAATTTCTATCTGGAATTTTCGAAGGGCAGTCAACCGGTACTCCAATTGGATTCGTAATTAAAAATGCGAATCAAAAATCCAAAGATTATTCACATATAAAAGATACTTACAGGCCATCCCATGCTGACTATACCTACGACGAAAAGTATGGTGTTCGAGATTACCGTGGCGGTGGAAGATCCTCGGCAAGAGAGACGGCTTGCAGGGTTGTTGCAGGTAGTATTGCTAAACAGCTTTTAAGTTCCCTTCAATTTAATGCCTATGTTTCTACTGTAGGTCATATTGAACTGGATAAAAAATATCAGGACCTGGATTTTTCAGAAGTTGAAAAAAATCCTGTGCGATGTCCAGATCCTGTCAAGGCTAAAGAAATGGAAACTTTTATCAAGGAAATTCGCTCCAGCGGTGATACGGTTGGTGGAATCGTTGATTGTGTGATTCAAAATGTTCCTAAAGGTTTGGGTGAACCTGTTTTTGATAAATTACATGCTGAACTTGGTAAAGCGATGCTATCGATCAATGCTGTGAAAGGCTTTGAATACGGCAGCGGATTTGCAGGAACTACTATGAAAGGTAGTGAGCATAATGACCAGTTCAACCAGGACGGTTCCACTAAGACTAATTTGAGTGGCGGTATCCAGGGAGGAATAAGCAATGGGATGGATATCTACTTTAGAGTAGCTTTTAAGCCAGTTGCAACACTTATGCAAAAACAACAAACGATCAATTCCAAAGGCGAGCAGGTGGACATGCAGGGTAAGGGAAGACATGATCCGTGTGTTGTGCCTAGAGCAGTACCCATCGTAGAAGCCATGGCCGCAATAGTGATGGCCGACTATTTTCTTCAGAATAAATCATCAAAAATTTAA
- a CDS encoding FAD-binding and (Fe-S)-binding domain-containing protein, translating to MKLKNSLRQLANELEGELYYDELWKTIYATDASVYREIPLAVSRPKSKQDLIKLIKFARENKITLIPRTAGTSLAGQCTGDGIIVDVSRHFTDIINVDPESKTVTLQPGVIRDDLNRKLFKHGLFFGPNTSTSNRCMIGGMVGNNSSGTTSIKYGTTRDRIKSIKALLSDGSEVEFSDLSKIEFQKKLEVKGLEGDIYRKIQDILNSEVNREAIISNFPPMELHRRNTGYALDELLHTEAFEETDRKLNICDLIAGSEGTLAFITEITLKLDILPPSEKAMIAVHFRSIDACMQAVVPAMEHSLFTCEMMDKIILDCTSDNLKYRENRFFIEDDPEAILMLELRAETQEVLEKKLEALMSTLKSSNLGYAFPVLYGDQIDLALDLRKAGLGLLGNMKGDHKAVACIEDTAVAIPVLADYIAEFTEIMKNYDQQAVYYAHAGAGEIHLRPILNLKKSDDVGLFRSITLDVAKLVKKYNGSLSGEHGDGRLRAEFIELMYGGKVYSLLKDIKFAFDPDNIFNKGKIVDAPAMDTSLRYVPDRKEPQIETIMDFSDAEGVLKLAEKCNGSGDCRKSVEAGGTMCPSYRATRDEKDTTRARANALREFLTNSDKENRFDHPELKEVLDLCISCKGCKSECPSNVDMAALKAEFQFQYYKSNKPSLRDRTFAGITNQNAMASKVPGLSRFVMQNKFTSRIAKRLLGVAVERELPAVGKTTLKKFYLASKKSLEVQNPLKTVYLFNDEFTNYLDVEVGIDALRLLSRLGYQVQIIDHPESGRSYLSKGFLNEAKKLANENIRIFNPLINKETPLLGVEPSAILSFRDEYLRLADDKKSAEKLGENCFIIEEFLKQELAAGNIRKDQFTTEAATIKIHGHCHQKALSNTARTFDILNIPENYKVTIIPSGCCGMAGSFGYEKEHYEISMRIGENSLFPAIRKSKEGTIISANGTSCRHQIKDGTGRIAQHPVSILYKALA from the coding sequence TGGTGATGGTATCATTGTGGATGTCTCACGTCATTTTACCGATATTATTAATGTTGATCCCGAAAGCAAAACAGTAACTCTACAGCCTGGAGTGATTCGGGATGATCTCAACCGGAAACTTTTCAAGCATGGTCTTTTTTTCGGGCCAAATACTTCGACTTCCAACCGCTGTATGATAGGAGGAATGGTAGGTAATAACTCCAGTGGAACTACTTCAATTAAGTATGGTACAACCCGAGACAGGATCAAATCCATCAAAGCACTGTTAAGTGATGGCAGTGAAGTTGAGTTTAGCGATCTTTCTAAAATTGAATTTCAGAAGAAATTAGAGGTCAAAGGACTGGAGGGTGATATCTATCGTAAAATTCAGGATATACTTAATTCAGAAGTAAACAGGGAAGCGATCATCAGTAATTTTCCTCCAATGGAGTTACATAGACGAAATACAGGTTATGCGCTTGATGAGTTGTTGCATACTGAAGCATTTGAGGAAACTGACAGAAAACTGAATATATGCGACCTTATTGCAGGTAGTGAAGGAACTTTGGCTTTTATTACTGAAATAACTTTGAAACTGGATATTCTGCCCCCTTCAGAAAAAGCGATGATCGCAGTGCATTTTCGTTCTATAGATGCCTGTATGCAAGCGGTAGTTCCGGCTATGGAGCACTCGCTTTTTACCTGTGAGATGATGGATAAGATCATTCTTGACTGCACCAGTGATAATTTGAAGTATCGTGAGAATAGATTTTTTATAGAAGATGATCCTGAGGCAATCCTGATGCTTGAGTTACGCGCAGAAACACAGGAAGTACTTGAGAAGAAATTGGAAGCTTTGATGAGTACACTTAAAAGTTCCAATCTTGGTTATGCTTTTCCCGTTCTTTATGGTGATCAAATCGACCTTGCACTCGATCTGCGTAAAGCTGGTTTGGGACTATTGGGTAATATGAAGGGAGATCACAAAGCCGTTGCATGTATCGAAGATACCGCTGTAGCCATCCCGGTACTGGCAGATTATATTGCTGAATTTACAGAGATCATGAAGAATTATGATCAGCAAGCCGTTTACTATGCTCATGCAGGTGCTGGGGAGATTCATCTGCGTCCTATTCTGAATCTGAAAAAATCTGATGATGTTGGGTTATTCCGAAGTATTACGCTGGATGTAGCAAAACTGGTGAAAAAATACAATGGTTCACTTAGTGGGGAGCATGGCGATGGAAGGTTGAGGGCAGAATTTATTGAGCTTATGTATGGGGGAAAAGTGTATTCTCTACTGAAGGATATAAAGTTTGCTTTCGATCCAGATAATATTTTTAATAAAGGTAAGATAGTGGATGCACCAGCTATGGATACCTCTCTTAGATATGTTCCAGATCGCAAAGAACCGCAAATTGAGACCATCATGGACTTTTCTGACGCTGAAGGTGTCCTTAAGCTAGCTGAAAAATGTAACGGAAGTGGTGATTGCCGAAAGTCGGTAGAAGCGGGAGGGACTATGTGTCCTAGTTACAGGGCGACCAGAGATGAAAAAGACACCACCAGGGCTCGTGCAAATGCTTTAAGAGAATTTCTCACGAATTCAGATAAGGAGAATAGGTTTGATCATCCGGAACTAAAGGAAGTGCTGGATCTGTGTATTAGCTGTAAAGGATGTAAAAGTGAATGTCCATCTAACGTGGATATGGCTGCTCTTAAAGCTGAATTTCAATTTCAGTATTACAAATCGAACAAACCTAGTTTAAGGGATCGAACTTTCGCAGGAATCACGAACCAAAACGCCATGGCATCAAAAGTCCCTGGCTTATCGCGATTTGTAATGCAAAACAAATTTACTTCCAGAATTGCAAAAAGACTACTTGGGGTTGCGGTAGAAAGAGAATTGCCTGCAGTTGGAAAGACTACACTTAAAAAGTTTTACCTGGCTAGTAAAAAGTCACTCGAAGTTCAAAATCCCCTTAAAACGGTTTATCTCTTTAATGATGAATTTACCAATTATCTCGATGTAGAAGTTGGTATTGACGCTCTCAGACTTTTAAGTCGGTTAGGCTACCAGGTTCAAATTATCGACCATCCTGAAAGCGGAAGGAGTTATCTCTCCAAAGGATTCCTGAATGAGGCAAAGAAACTGGCCAATGAGAATATTAGAATCTTTAATCCTCTAATTAATAAGGAAACTCCATTGCTTGGTGTAGAACCTTCGGCAATATTAAGTTTTAGAGATGAATATTTAAGACTGGCAGATGATAAGAAGTCAGCCGAGAAACTTGGTGAGAATTGCTTTATAATTGAAGAATTCTTGAAACAAGAGCTGGCAGCGGGTAATATCCGTAAGGATCAGTTTACCACGGAGGCTGCAACTATTAAAATTCATGGACATTGTCATCAAAAAGCGCTATCCAATACCGCCCGAACTTTCGATATTCTCAATATCCCTGAAAATTATAAGGTGACTATCATTCCTTCAGGTTGCTGTGGTATGGCAGGTTCTTTCGGCTATGAAAAAGAACATTATGAGATTAGTATGCGTATAGGAGAAAATTCTCTATTTCCGGCTATAAGAAAGAGTAAGGAGGGCACAATCATTTCTGCGAATGGAACCAGTTGCAGACATCAAATTAAAGATGGAACTGGAAGAATAGCACAACACCCGGTGAGTATTCTTTATAAAGCTCTTGCTTAA
- a CDS encoding thiol-disulfide oxidoreductase DCC family protein translates to MEITSKHKIILFDGVCNLCNNAVQLIIKHDRKDKFRFASLQSETGKRLIEERGFNPEDLDSIMLIEPGVAYYRKSTAALEISRDLNGGYSLLKNFLFLPESLRDSIYDLVASNRYKWFGKKENCMIPTPELKSKFLD, encoded by the coding sequence ATGGAAATTACTTCCAAACATAAAATCATACTGTTTGATGGCGTTTGTAACCTTTGCAATAACGCGGTACAGTTAATTATAAAACATGACCGCAAGGATAAGTTTAGATTTGCATCCCTGCAAAGTGAAACCGGGAAACGACTTATTGAAGAAAGAGGTTTTAATCCTGAAGATCTGGATTCTATTATGCTTATTGAACCGGGTGTGGCTTATTATAGAAAATCTACTGCGGCCCTGGAAATCTCAAGAGACCTTAATGGAGGATATTCTTTACTGAAAAACTTCTTGTTTCTACCTGAAAGCTTGAGAGATAGTATTTATGATCTCGTAGCCAGCAATAGATATAAATGGTTCGGGAAAAAGGAGAATTGCATGATCCCTACTCCCGAACTAAAATCTAAGTTTCTGGATTAA
- a CDS encoding ATP-binding protein, which produces MNKDLRIQELEEKSKEKELRIAELLASNERLKSENENLKNEAHSFRELIHSSPSMITLLKGKNLVIQVANEPILKFWQKEKCILGKPLIEVHPDIRELGLEQLLHTVLESGEPQFGYEMPVYITRSDKRELSHFNFVYQPQKNRNGEVEGVAVIAQEVTPKAIYHEKIKNSEFRYRELIHSSNSLIAILKGEDMIVEIANQAIKDVWGKGDNVEGKPLFNVLPEMIGQGMPEIFDDVYKNGQPYIAQERPLLHQQNGSLKLGYFDFVYQPQKNISGEIEGVAIIAHDVTNQGLLNKKIRESEKKFRELVNFIPHKICTTTAEGEPVFYNNSWLNFTGKTSNELLKNSWYSLIYHEDREFIGELVESSMNTGQDIETELRIFNKDGIPKWHLARATAIKNEEGVINSWISSCTEIQKLKDDEKRKESFLKLVSHELKTPVTSIKGYIQLLQSILPEKVEADSRNIPVKPYLHRIESQIERLIRLISEMLDLSRIEQNELILELSDFQLNEQIETVIEDLSFSHREMQIDISHEEKISIKADKERIGQVITNLITNAVKYSPDTKKVSVRVFRTEDNQAAVSVKDYGIGIALQEQQQIFKRFYRVSGNKDETYEGFGIGLYLSNEIIEKHQGRILVKSEPGKGSEFTFKLPLNQ; this is translated from the coding sequence ATGAATAAGGATTTACGGATTCAGGAATTAGAAGAAAAGTCGAAGGAGAAAGAACTTAGAATCGCAGAGCTCTTAGCCTCCAATGAACGATTAAAATCTGAAAATGAAAACTTAAAAAACGAAGCTCATTCATTTAGAGAACTAATTCATTCTTCTCCCTCCATGATTACCCTTTTAAAAGGAAAAAATCTGGTAATTCAGGTAGCAAATGAGCCTATTCTGAAATTCTGGCAAAAAGAGAAATGTATATTAGGTAAACCACTCATAGAAGTACATCCTGATATTAGGGAGCTAGGCTTAGAGCAATTACTTCATACAGTTCTTGAATCTGGAGAACCTCAATTTGGCTATGAAATGCCAGTTTATATTACCAGAAGTGATAAACGAGAACTTTCGCATTTTAATTTTGTTTATCAACCTCAGAAAAATAGGAATGGAGAAGTAGAAGGAGTTGCAGTAATTGCTCAGGAAGTAACACCTAAAGCCATTTACCATGAAAAAATTAAGAACAGTGAATTTAGGTATCGCGAACTAATTCATTCTTCCAATTCTCTTATAGCTATATTGAAGGGTGAAGACATGATAGTGGAAATTGCGAACCAGGCAATTAAGGATGTTTGGGGTAAGGGTGACAACGTGGAAGGAAAACCATTATTTAATGTACTACCTGAAATGATCGGGCAGGGAATGCCTGAAATTTTTGATGATGTCTATAAAAATGGACAGCCCTATATTGCTCAGGAACGACCTCTTTTACATCAGCAAAATGGATCATTAAAGCTTGGTTATTTTGATTTCGTTTACCAACCTCAAAAAAATATCTCTGGAGAAATTGAAGGAGTGGCAATAATTGCTCACGATGTAACCAATCAAGGTCTATTAAATAAGAAAATAAGGGAAAGTGAAAAGAAATTCAGAGAACTGGTGAATTTCATACCTCATAAGATTTGTACGACAACTGCCGAAGGTGAACCTGTATTTTACAATAATAGCTGGTTAAATTTTACTGGAAAGACTTCTAATGAATTACTTAAAAATTCATGGTATTCGCTTATATATCATGAAGACAGGGAGTTTATTGGTGAACTTGTTGAAAGTAGCATGAATACCGGACAGGATATTGAGACCGAATTGCGGATTTTTAACAAAGATGGAATACCAAAATGGCACTTAGCCAGAGCAACTGCTATTAAAAATGAAGAAGGCGTAATAAATTCATGGATATCCTCTTGTACCGAAATTCAGAAATTAAAAGATGATGAGAAGCGAAAGGAAAGTTTTCTAAAACTGGTAAGTCATGAACTCAAGACCCCAGTTACTTCAATTAAAGGTTACATACAATTGTTACAATCTATATTACCTGAGAAGGTAGAGGCAGATTCCAGGAATATCCCAGTTAAACCATATTTGCATAGAATAGAGAGCCAGATCGAAAGGCTTATTCGATTAATATCTGAAATGCTTGATCTAAGTAGAATTGAGCAAAATGAACTAATTCTTGAGCTAAGCGATTTTCAATTGAATGAACAGATCGAAACAGTAATTGAAGATCTATCGTTTTCTCATCGTGAGATGCAGATCGATATAAGTCATGAAGAAAAAATCTCAATAAAAGCTGATAAAGAGAGAATAGGTCAGGTAATTACGAATTTAATAACCAATGCCGTGAAATATTCACCCGATACCAAGAAAGTATCGGTAAGGGTTTTTAGGACCGAAGATAATCAAGCTGCAGTAAGTGTGAAAGATTACGGAATAGGTATAGCTTTGCAGGAACAACAGCAAATATTCAAACGTTTCTATAGAGTTTCTGGAAATAAAGATGAAACTTATGAAGGCTTTGGAATTGGGCTTTATCTTTCAAATGAAATTATAGAAAAACATCAAGGAAGAATTCTTGTGAAAAGTGAGCCTGGTAAAGGCTCTGAATTTACTTTTAAATTACCCCTAAATCAATAA